The following proteins are encoded in a genomic region of Asterias amurensis chromosome 5, ASM3211899v1:
- the LOC139937034 gene encoding uncharacterized protein isoform X2: MAEGVSTDPLLSKVILGHLECSICCTRYNQPKNLDCSHSYCLKCLQELKKTQNPDTNKLKCPLCQKETILPLDGVTGLQSNYLLIALVEEVNKQEQLPQGEESKVMCQACDEENAATSRCLNCEQYFCLECQKAHQRFSAMKNHKIKTLAELQEVDETQTESKMNISRCDIHPIQELCLYCMTCEQLICKVCTVQQHKQPMHNLADLLTAFEICQTEASKDVSQLQVSKFNIAAMRKRLSCLFQETNNHISYHTEQKLEKIRREEIRLKQSAKLMYRKKDKKLAKLQFAENTLSHTHGTMTNTNRLEILKNRQEFIKKHEHDVIVHEDKEEELTYDLSFIAFCEVENAVELGTLLNKENWELMSKVEVSASCLSSYSTGDIVAVNSSQINILRQFGKDFKTISQIKCKDISYPTAIAVNNEDHLIVLDNPNVKTLNKEFQLLHQFTPGKESGSKPTCLAVDENNLIAVGYKDKGEVSLHNPDGSLIRTLSAPGIFKYMSTSNQRIIYTCNKKLIFVDYQGNKKVETIINECDKGLCCDTGGDIYVLYPNRIQHLSADQGTHVEWIDINQPHVDTITCTQQGKLVTKIIKLFFGGGGGLPFLFITES; this comes from the coding sequence ATGGCGGAAGGAGTTTCAACAGATCCACTGCTCAGTAAGGTCATCCTGGGACACTTGGAGTGTTCCATCTGCTGCACTCGTTACAATCAACCCAAAAACCTGGATTGCTCACACAGTTACTGCCTCAAATGTCTCCAAGAACTAAAGAAAACTCAAAATCCTGACACTAACAAACTAAAATGTCCTCTGTGTCAGAAAGAAACCATCTTACCACTCGATGGAGTGACTGGATTACAAAGCAACTACCTTCTGATTGCCCTGGTGGAGGAGGTCAACAAACAGGAACAGCTTCCACAAGGTGAAGAGTCAAAGGTCATGTGTCAGGCTTGTGATGAGGAAAACGCGGCAACTTCACGATGTTTGAATTGTGAACAGTATTTCTGTCTGGAGTGTCAGAAAGCACACCAACGTTTCTCTGCAATGAAGAATCACAAGATCAAAACTTTGGCTGAATTGCAAGAAGTTGATGAAACCCAAACTGAATCAAAGATGAACATCTCAAGATGTGACATCCATCCCATTCAAGAGCTCTGCCTCTACTGTATGACGTGTGAGCAACTAATCTGCAAAGTATGTACAGTTCAACAGCATAAACAACCAATGCATAATCTAGCTGATTTGTTAACAGCTTTTGAAATTTGTCAAACTGAAGCAAGCAAGGATGTTTCACAATTGCAAGTAAGCAAATTCAATATAGCTGCAATGCGCAAGAGACTGAGCTGCttgtttcaagaaacaaataatcatATTTCTTATCATACAGAACAGAAACTTGAAAAAATCAGACGAGAAGAAATAAGATTAAAGCAAAGTGCCAAATTGATGTACCGAAAAAAAGATAAGAAATTGGCAAAGTTGCAATTTGCAGAGAATACATTGTCTCACACTCACGGCACAATGACTAATACGAATCGTCTGGAAATCTTAAAGAACAGACAAGAATTTATCAAGAAACATGAACATGATGTCATTGTGCATGAAGACAAAGAAGAAGAGTTGACCTATGACCTCTCTTTCATTGCTTTTTGTGAAGTTGAGAATGCGGTTGAACTTGGGACACTTCTCAACAAAGAAAACTGGGAATTAATGAGTAAAGTGGAAGTGTCTGCTTCATGTTTGTCATCTTATTCCACCGGTGATATTGTAGCTGTAAACAGTTCACAAATTAACATACTGCGCCAATTTGGCAAGGATTTTAAAACAATCTCACAAATTAAGTGTAAAGATATATCTTATCCCACTGCTATTGCAGTAAACAATGAAGACCATCTCATTGTTCTAGACAATCCTAATGTCAAGACATTGAACAAGGAGTTTCAGCTTCTTCATCAGTTCACTCCAGGTAAAGAGTCTGGCAGTAAACCCACATGCCTTGCAGTAGATGAGAACAATCTGATAGCAGTGGGTTATAAAGACAAGGGAGAGGTTTCTCTACACAACCCCGATGGATCCCTCATCAGAACACTGTCTGCTCCAGGGATTTTTAAGTACATGTCCACGAGTAACCAGAGAATCATTTATACTTGCAATAAGAAGCTCATATTTGTTGATTATCAAGGTAATAAGAAAGTTGAAACCATAATAAACGAATGTGATAAAGGGTTATGTTGTGACACAGGGGGTGATATCTATGTACTCTATCCTAACAGAATCCAACATCTTAGTGCAGATCAGGGCACACATGTTGAATGGATCGATATCAATCAGCCTCATGTGGACACAATCACATGTACCCAACAGGGTAAGTtagtaacaaaaataataaagttgttttttggggggggggggggtctaccCTTTTTATTTATCACAGAATCGTGA